Within Caproicibacterium argilliputei, the genomic segment GCGGGAGAGTCGCTCCAGCAGCACATCGTCGGATTCTTCCGGTGCAGCAAAGCGGTTTGGCAGCACCACATAGGCGCTGCAGTCGCTATTGTATAGGCGGTTGGCTTCTTCTGTCTGTTCCGCAAGTGTAAAAGCCGTATTTCCGGAAACAATAATCTGTATGGATTTCGGCGTGTGCTGCACAACAAATTGCAGGATGTCCGCTTTCTCCTGTGGGGACAGAAAGAACAGTTCACTGGATTGGCACAGCGCAAAAATACCGTCAATCTCTTTATGCGCGTAGTACGCCAGCAGCTTTTCCATTCCATAGAAGTCAATGCGGTTGTCGTCAGTAAAAGGGGTCAGCATGGTTGCCCAAGTGCCGTTTTTGATGTGGCTCATAAAAAGTGCCTCCCAGCTCGTTGCATTCTTTGCGGCTTACCCTAGCACAATTTTGCAGGGTTGTCAACGTGTGCAGGTCTTGTTTGAGGCGTTTCACAAAAGGCGCTGCATCCACTACTTCTAATCAGGGGCATTATGACGGATCTATGAATGAATTTGAATAATTCAATATATAAAAATTCATTTTGAAAATTTGCGGGTTAGCACCTTCCATTCTGCAAAAACAGAAAACCCACGTGCCGAAAAGAAGCACGCAAAGCCCGATTTTGAAAAAAAGTACACGGATTATAAAAAACTTACCGGTGTATTCTCAACGGAAAGATGATACAATTGCTATTAAAGAGGAACAAACAGACAAAGAATTGTTCAATTTTCACATTAAATTTCCAAATAATCCCGTAATGGAAAGCGATGCAAAGTACTGAAAGTTTCCTGAGGAGTGAGAATGTTGCATTTTGGTCAAGGGTTCAGAAAAGAGTTCAAAAAACACTGGCAGCTGTTTCTGCTGGCAACGCCGGGGGTCATCCTGCTCTTCTTCTTTGCATATTTGCCGATGTTCGGCATCGTGATTGCATTTAAGAGCTATAATTACATGCAGGGCCTTTTGGGCAGCCCGTGGTGCGGCTTCGACAACTTCAAGTTTCTGTTTGCGTCCAACACGGCGTGGCAGATTACCAAGCTGACACTGGGGTACAACTTTCTGTTTATCCTTTTGGGGCTTGTGCTGCCGGTCATGCTGGCGCTGGCGTTCAATGAGATCCGCCGCCCACTGGCATCAAAAATTTACCAGACAATTTCTATTATGCCGAACTTTCTGTCGTGGGTAATCATGTCCTACATCGGTCTGGCGCTGCTCAACAACAACGGCTTCATCAACTCGGTGCTGCATATGCTCGGCAAGGAGTCCGTGTACTTCTACTCCGACCCGAACTACTGGCCGGCCATTTTAATTCTGGTTAGTCAGTGGAAGGGTATCGGGTACAGCAGCGTGGTGTATCTGGCGTGCATCTGCGGCATCAGCACAGAATACTACGAAGCAGCGATTCTGGACGGCGCATCCAAGTGGCAGCAGATCTGGTACATTACGCTGCCGTCCTTAAAGCCGATGATGGTGATTACCACCATCATGGCGCTGGGGCACATTTTCAACTCGGATTTCGGCCTTTTCTATCAGATGCCTTTAAATCTGGGGCAGTTGTATCCGGCGACGGAAACCATTGATGTTTACGTTTACAATGCCCTGCAGTCGATGGGCAACGTCAATATGTCCGCTGCTGCCAGCGTGTTCCAGTCTGCAGTCGGATTCGTGACGATTCTGCTGGCCAATGCGGCCATCCGGAAGATCGACAACGAAAACGCTTTGTTCTGACGAAAGGGAGTGGAAGCATTTATGGATAGAAATTCGGACGAATTTGGAGCCAAAGTGGCCAGAGTTGGCCAGAAGGTCTTTTTGCACGATATCATTTTAAATGTCGTAATGATTGTTTTGTCCCTCATTTTTTTGGCACCGGTGGTGCTGGTATATATTGTGTCGTTCAGCAGCACCGAAAGTATTCAGAAAATCGGCTACAGCTTCATTCCGCAGTCGTGGTCGCTGGACGGCTACAAGTACCTTTTCGGCAGCTCACAGCAGCTGATAAACTCCCTGGGGGTTTCACTGTTTGTTACGCTGGCCGGCACTGTGCTGACCGTGGTGGTCACGGGCATGATTGCTTATGTGATTTACCGGAAAGACTTTAAGTACCGCAAGCAGCTTACGTTTTATCTGTTCTTTACCATGTTGTTTTCCGGCGGCATGGTTCCGTCCTACATTGTAAACACCAACCTTCTGCACTTGGGTGATAACATTCTGGTGCTGTTTTTACCCACTCTGTGCGGCGCGTGGAATGCCATCATCCTGCGTACGTTTTACACGCAGTCCATTCCGGACTCTTTGGTGGAAGCGGCAAAAATCGACGGCGCTGACGAATGGGTAATCTTCTTTAAGATTGTCATTCCCATTGCCAAGCCGGCGCTCGCCACCATCGGGCTGTTCTCGCTGGTCGGCTTGTGGAATGACTGGTTCACCGGTCTGCTTTACATCAATACGGCGGCAAAAGAACCGCTGCAGGTGCTGCTGCAGAAGATGCAGTCAAACCTGGACTTCCTGACGACAAACTCCACCTTTTCCAGTTCGGCGGACGGCATACGCATGGCGCTGAATATGCCGACCGACAGTGTTCGCATGGCGCTGACCGTGCTCATTATGACACCGATTCTGTTTGCGTACCCGTTCTTCCAGAAATACTTCGTGCGCGGCATTACCATCGGCAGCGTAAAGGGCTGAGTGCTTTTGGAGTCTATGTTTTACATGAAAATATAGAAATTTACAAGGAGGAAAAAAGTAATGAAGCGAACAGCAACACGAATGAAAAGAACAGTCAGTGCAGTGCTTTCCGCGGCGATGGTTCTCTCCCTCTCCGCCTGCGGCAGCGGTTCCACCAAGTCGGCCTCCGGTGCGAAAACGTCGGACACCGGCGCCACCACCACGCTGGAGTGGTATATGTATTTGGATTCCATTGAGCCGGACCAGTCCAAGGTGATTGACAAACTGAACGAGTATCTCAAGAAAAAGATCAACGTGACGGTAAACGCACACTTCTTTGAGGCGGGCGAGTACGGCACCAAAATGCCGGTAATCATTTCTTCCGGTCAAAATTACGACATCTGCTTCTCATCAACCTGGGGCACCCCGAATTACACCCAGACTGCCACCACGGGCGCTTTCATGAAGTTGGACGAAGCCACCCTGAAAAAGTACGCACCCGAAACCGTTGCGGCCATTCCGCAGAAGGTTTGGGACAGCGCAAAGGTCAACGGTACCCTGTATGGCATCCCGAACTATAAGGAAGACGGTATGCAGTATGGCTTGATGGTCAACAAAGACATTGCCACCAAGTACGGCATCGATTACAGCAAGGTAAAAAGCTGGAAAGACCTGGAGAGCGTTCTAAGCGAGCTGCACAAGAAAGCGCCGAGCATCACCGGTTTGGACCCTGCGTCCCTGTGGGGCGTTGCCAACTTTACCATGGCAGCCGGCCCGAACGTCGGCGCGGTTAACATTCCCGGTCAGACCGTGTTTGCAAACCAGAAGGAAAACACCGTCTTTAACCAGTACGAAACATCAGAATTTAAAGACTTCTGCACCACACTGCACAACTGGTACAAAGCAGGCTACCTGCCGCAGAACCCGCAGACTTATTCTGACGATACCCGCAACGCAGACGACAAAGCAGGCCGCCTCTTCTCCTGGGTAATCGGTTATGCGCCGGATTACGAAAAGACATATTCGGAAACAGTCGGTCACAACGAGGACTACGTCCCGCTGACGCCGGTGTTGTTCCAGGGCGCTTCCAACTTCCAGTGCATTTCCGCAAACTCCCAGCACAAAGAAGCTGCGCTGAAGTTCCTCAACCTTGTCAATACAGACAAGACCGTCGGCAACCTGCTGCGTCACGGCATTGAGGGCACGCACTATACCCTGGACAACGGCCAGGTCAAGCAGACCAGCAAAGCCTACGGCTACGACATGGGCTGGCAGTTCGGCAACGTATTTAACCAGGACTGGGTCAACACCTACCCGAAAGACATTGCGCAGTCCTACAAAGACTGGAATGCGCAGGCGATCGACAACCCGCTGCTCGGCTACTCCTTTGACGACAGCAAGATGAAGAACCAGATTGCCGCGTTGAGCAATGTGATTCAGCAGTACCAAGGCCCGTTGGTGCTGGGTGCGGTTGACCCGAACACGACACTGAACACTTTCTTGAACGGCATGAAACAGAATGGTGTGGACGAGCTGCTGAAAGAAGAGCAGACGCAGGTCAACGCATTCCTGAAAAAATCGTAAGGCAAAACTTCATAACCTTTGAACCGAAAAGCTGTGCAGAAACTCCCTCTGCACACTTTTTGTATCCTGAATTTCTGTGAAGAAACCAACTGGAGATGACTGTATGAGTAAATTGATAGGCACAGAGTTGAAAAATATCCCCTGGCAGGACCGGCCTGCCGGCTGCACCGCACCGGTTTGGCGCTACAGCGGCAACCCCGTGATTCAAAGCAACGCGATTCCCACGTCAAACAGCGTCTTTAATTCCGCCGTGGTGCCGTTTGGCTCCGGCTTTGCCGGTGTGTTCCGCTGCGACAGCCGCGGTGTCAGCATGGACATTTACCCCGGATTCAGCGAAGACGGCATTCACTGGAACATTTCGCCCGAACCGGTTCATTTTGAGGGCGACCCGGAGGTTACCGCGCGCGAGTACCGTTACGACCCGCGCGTCTGCTTTTTGGAGGATCGCTATTATATTACCTGGTGCAACGGGTACCACGGTCCAACAATCGGCATCGGCTATACCTTTGACTTCAAGACCTTTTACCAGCTGGAAAATGCCTTTTTGCCGTACAACCGCAACGGTGTGCTGTTTCCCAGAAAAATCGGCGCGCATTACGCCATGCTCAGTCGGCCGAGCGATACGGGCCACACGCCGTTTGGCGACATTTTCTGCAGCTTCAGCCCGGACCTGACGTTTTGGGGAAAGCACCGCTACGTCATGGGCGCAGTGAATCAGGACTGCACCGCGTGGCAGTCCAAAAAAATCGGCCCCGGCCCCACGCCGCTGGAAACGGACGAGGGCTGGCTACTGATTTACCACGGGGTTATCAATACCTGCAACGGCTTTGTGTACCGCATGGGCTGCGCGCTGCTGGATTTGGATAAGCCGTGGATTGTCAAGCACCGCTCGCGGTTTTATATTTTGGGGCCGCAGGAGCTTTACGAGCGCGTGGGCGATGTGCCGAACGTCACGTTCCCCTGCGCGGCGCTTTCTGACCCGGCGACCGGCCGCATTGCCATTTATTACGGCTGTGCCGACACCGTGACAGGACTTGCCTTTACCACAGTCGATACCCTGCTTGCATACATGAAGCAGTATCCGCTGGAGATGGGAACATGCTGAACGTTTCCTACATGGGCAGGCAGCTTCTGGTGCCGGATTCGGCGCTGTTTCCGAGCTGTCACGCTTCCAGCATTGCTGCCCTGCCGGACGGGCGGCTGCTGTGCGTTTGGTTCGGTGGGGCATATGAGGGCGCGGAGGATGTAGCTATCTGGGGGACATTCTGCGAAAACGGTGTCTGGTCCGCGCCACGAAAAATTGCTGCACAGGCGGGGTTGCCACATTGGAATCCGGTGCTTTTTGTACGGGACGACGGCGCGGTGCTGCTCTTTTATAAAGTAGGGAAGTGTATTCCTTCATGGTCGACACGATTGACGGTTTCCACAGACTGCGGGCAGACCTGGTCTGCGCCGCGCGAACTGGTTACCGGCGACGTCGGCGGGCGAGGCCCTGTGCGCAACCACCTGTTGGTGCTTCCCAGCGGGCGGTGGCTGGCGCCTGCGTCCTTGGAGGAGGGCGAGTGGCGCTGCTTTGCGGATATTTCGGATGACCGGGGCAGCACGTGGCACAAAAGTGCGGAAATCAGGGTTGGCTTTCCGGACACGATGTCAGAGCAGGAGCGACGGGCACGCGGTGTGATTCAGCCTGCACTGTGGGAGTCCGGCGCGGGACAGGTGCATATGCTCATGCGCAGCTCGGAGGGGTGCCTTTACCGCAGTGATTCTCAGGACGAAGGTACAACCTGGTGCCCGGCTTACGCAACCGACCTGCCGAACAACAACAGCGGTATCTGCTTGACGCGCGTGCCGGACGGCAGCCTTTACCTGGTTTATAATCCGGTGGGAGCAGACCGTGGCCCCCGCACACCGCTGACCCTTGCCTGCTCACAAGACAACGGCGAAAGCTGGCGGAATGTGTTTACTTTGGAAGATGCGCCCGGGGAGTATTCCTACCCCGACATCTGCTGGGACGGACACGAACTGCTGGTTACTTACACCTATCAACGAAAAAATATTGCGTTCTGGGCATTTCAGAATCAGTAAGGAAAGGATGCGCTTATGCACCGATTTGCTGTGGAAGGCAGCCACTTTTTGCTGGACGGAAAGCCGTTTCGGATCCTGTCCGGTGCGGTTCACTATTTCCGCGTGGTACCCGCCTACTGGAAAGACCGCCTGCAGAAGCTGGCTGCCTGCGGATTGAATACGGTGGAAACCGTTGTGCCGTGGAACCTGCACGAACCTGCGCCCGGTCAATTTTGCTTTACGGGTGTTGCGGATTTGGAGGCGTTCATCCGCACCGCCGGCTCACTTGGTCTGCAGGTCATTCTGCGGCCCAGCCCGTATATCTGTGCGGAGTGGGATTTCGGCGGTTTGCCCGCGTGGCTGCTGAACGTGGAGGGGATGGAGGTTCGATGCTGCAACAAGCCGTTCCTGCAGCGTGTGGAAAGCTATTATGATGAATTGTTCCGCCGCCTGCATCCGCTGCTTTGTGGGCAGGGCGGGCCGGTCATCGCCCTGCAGATTGAAAACGAATATGGCAGCTACGGCGATGACAAAGCCTATTTGGTGTGGCTGCGCGATGCGCTGCGAAAGCGCTGCGGTGACACACTGCTGTTTACCTCAGACGGCCCGACAGAAGAGCTTCTGCGTGGCGGCACCCTGCCCGACGTCCTGAAAACTGTCAATTTCGGTTCCGGAAGCTGCGGCGCGTTTGCCGAACTTCGGCGTGTACAGCCGGATGCACCCCTGGTCTGCATGGAGTATTGGAACGGTTGGTTTGACCACTGGGGCACACCGCACATCCGGCGCGAGTCGGACGATGCGGCAAAGGAACTGGACGCTATCTTGGAAAGCGGTGCGTCTGTCAATCTGTATATGTTCCACGGCGGTACCAACTTCGGCTTTTACAGCGGCGCCAATCAGCAGGAAGCCTATGAACCGGATGTGACCAGTTACGACTATGACGCGCCGGTCAGCGAAGAGGGTGATTTGACACTGAAATACTTTTCGTTTCAGAGTGTGCTGGCAAAGCACGGCGCGTCGGCCCTGCAGACGCTGCCGCCGCCGCTGCCGAGAAGGGCGTTCGGTTCGCTGTCGCTGGATGGTGCACAGGGACTTTTCCACTGTCTGGACGCACTTTCCACGCCGGTCAGCAGCGCGGTGCCGCTTTCGATGGAGGCACTGGGGCAGTCCTTTGGTTTTGTGCTGTATCGCACGCGCGTGAGTGGCCCGCGCGCTTCCTGTGAGCTAAAAATTCGCGGTCTGCGCGACCGCGCAATGTTTTTTGTAAACGGCGCATTTTCCGCTTCGCTGTACCGCGAGGGGAAAGAGCAGTCTGCTGTGCTTTCCCTGCCGCAAGAAAGCAATACGCTCGACATTCTGGTGGAGAATATGGGTCGCGTCAACTACGGCCCGGACACGGCACAGCGGAAAGGGATTCTTGATGGTGTTCTGCTTGGCTGCCAGAAGCACTTTGGCTGGCAGATGTATCCGCTTGCTTTGGATAATCCCGAACAAATTCCGTTTCGCGGGGAGGCTTCCAAGCACGAGCCAACGTTTTATCGCTTTTATCTGGAAACGCAGGAGCCGGCGGATACGTACTTTGACGCGGCGGGCTGGAGCAAAGGCTGTGTATTTGTCAACGGATTTTCCCTTGGCCGGTACTGGAACATCGGACCGCAGAAAACGCTGTATCTGCCTGCGCCGCTGCTGCACAAGGGACGAAATGAAATTTTGGTGTTTGACCTGGAGGGCGGCGCTCACCCGGTGCTGCACTTGACGGGAGAGCGCTGCTTAGGGTAGAAGACGCGGCCGCGCAGCACTTCGATTCCAAATTTTTCGCCGGAGGCGGCTGATTCTTTGCAGAAAACGGTTTTTCCCGCATCCGCTGCGGGAAAGCCGAAAAAGGACAGACAGTATGGTATACTGTTGACAAATTTAATAAGATGAACGGAGATGGATTCTCATGAAATTTCTTCCGCTTCCGAAAAAAATAACGGAAACCGGTGCATCATTTTTCATAGGCCCACAGTTCGTCATTACGCTGGATGAAGCCTGCGGCAGTGAGCAATTTCACGCGGCAAAACAATTCCGCACGGAACTGTGCGCCGCTGTCTGCACGGAAGTGTCCATTGAGAAAGCGGCGCGTCCGGTCGGCCCGGGGCTTTTTCTCCGCCTGACCGAGGGCGGGGAAGCGGGTGCGTACCGCCTGACGGTCACTTCGGCGGGGGCAGAGCTTAGCGGCGGCAGTGCCGGCCTTTTTTGGGGGCTGCAGACCCTGCGCCAGCTGGTGCGCCAGTGCGGCGCGCAGTGGCCTGGTCTGGTGGTGGAAGATGCGCCCGGCCTGCAGACGCGCGGCTTTTTCTATGACGTGACGCGCGGCCAGGTGCCCACGCTGCAAACTCTGAAAGACCTTGCCGACCGCCTTTCTTTCTATAAAATCAATCAGCTGCAGATTTACGTGGAGCATACCTTCGCGTGGCGCGGCTTCAGCGAAGCATGGACAGGCAAAGACCCGTTGACCGCAGAGGAGATTCTGGAGCTGGACGAATACTGCCGCGCGCGCCACATTGAGCTGGTGCCGTCCATTGCGACGTTCGGCCATCTTTATGAGATTCTCAAAACCAAGACCTTCCGCCGTTTCTGCGAACTGGAAATTGATGACGCAGCACCGTTCGCGTGGTATGACCGCATGGCGCACCACACGCTGGACGCTTCCAATCCGGAAAGCCTGCAGCTTGTGAAAGACCTGCTGGACCAGTACCTGCCGCTGTTTACATCCAAGCAGTTTAACATCGGCTGCGACGAAACCTTTGACATTGGCTGCGGCAAAAGTGCGGCGCTTGCCGAAAAAGTCGGCAAAGACCGCGTTTATGTGGATTTTCTCAAAGAGATTATCGCCTATGTGCAGAGTAAGGGCAAAAAGGTCTTTTTCTGGAGTGACATCATTCTGAAAAGTCCGCAGTACCTGCGCGAGCTGCCCAAAGGCACCACCTGCCTGTACTGGAACTATGGGCGGAACATCAACGAACAGGAAGTCAAAACCATTGCAGAGTCCGGCATTGACTTTATGGTCTGCCCCGGCGTGTGCGGCTGGAACATGATGATGAATATTCTGGACGGTGCGTATGAAAATATCCTGCAGATGGCAAAGTACGGCACCCGCTACGGTGCAAAGGGAATGCTCAACACCGACTGGGGTGATTTCGGACACATCAATCTGTTCGGCAGCTCCATGCCCGGCATGGCGACCGGCGCTGCCCTGTCCTGGAATCCGGACGACCGGCGCGACTGGCCGGAAATCGGCCGCGCTTACGCCCGATTGGAGTTTGGCGAGGCGTCCGAGCAGCTGATGGAACTGCTCACCGAACTGGAAATGCTGCAGGTCGGTACCTGGCAGGATGTGGTGTGCTGGCGGGAGTCGCAGCTGCTCTCAGTTGCGCGTGCTCAGCAGGACTGCGAACGCATCCTGCATATGGACGCGGACAAAGCACTCAGCGGTTACAAAAAGATGCGGGAGCTGGAAAAGCAACTGGTCGGCTTCACCGCGCCGGAGTCACGCCGCACAGATCTGCAGGAGTTTCTCTGCGCGGCGCGCGGCGCTGCTTTGATGAACGCCGCCTGCCTTGCGCTTAAAAAATACGCCTACCATGTGGAAGACACCCCGCTTGCGCTGGACTGCGGTACCCTTGCCGTGGAGCTGGAGTTGTGGCTGCGCCGTTTCGGCGAGTTGTGGCGGATGCGCAATCGCGAAAGCGAGCTTAACCGCATCCGCACTACCATACAGGACCTGTGTGCATTCCTACGGGACTGTGCCTGTGTTTAAAGAATCAGGAGGAAATAAAAAATGCCGAATGAAATTCTGGCAGGCTACTGCATCAATGAAAACGTCAAGGATATGACGGCGGACGATGCGCAGAAGTTGACCCACTTGAATATTGCCGCCGGTACGGTGCAGGACGGCCGCGCGGTTTTGGTTTCGGAGGAGGGGGTTTCCTGTATTCCGCAGCTGCGGCAGTGGAATCCCGCACTGAAATGCTCTGTCTGCTTCGGCGGGGAGTTTTCCACGCCCTGTCTGACTGCGGAGGGCCGCCGGCAGATTGCCGGAGACCTGGCGGCGATTGTCCGCCGCTGCGGTCTGGATGGGGTCGACATTGACTGGGAGTACCCCTGCTGTGGGGAGAATGGTTTGGAAGCAGACCCTGCCGACCGCGAAAATTACACCCTGCTGCTGCAGGAAATCCGCGCGCAGCTGGAAACTGCCGGGCAGGGGCTGCTTTTGACCAGTGCTGTGGGTGCGGGGCAGTATTTTTTGGACAGCACGCAGATGCAGCAGGCGCAGGAGTTCCTTGACTATGTTTATATTATGACGTATGATTTGCGCGGAGCGTTTCAGGTGCTGACCGGGCACCACACCAATCTGTACGCGCCGGTCGGGGATATCTTCCTTGACAGTGCCGATGCTGCCGCACGCGCGTATGCGGCAGCCGGCGTGCCGAAAAGCAAGATTGCCATCGGCATGGCGTTTTACACACGCGTATGGAAAGGGGTTCCCAACCGGTACAACGGCTACCTGCAGATTGCCAAGACGCGCGGCGAGTACGGCCCGCATTATGATGAACTGCTGACCGGCTACATCAATCAAAATGGCTACACCCGTTACTGGGACGACGTGTGCAAAGCGCCGTATCTGTTTAACGGCGATACCTTTATTTCTTATGATGACGAGCAGTCCATTCGGTGCAAATGCGCCTATGTGCGCCAGCATGGTTACGCAGGCGTATTTTACTGGGAGCATGGTTGCGACACCACGCGGACGCTGCTGCACGCAGCGTATCAATCCCTGTATCAAGAGGAGGAACAGCAGTGAAACGTGTTTTGGCAGGCTATGTACTGAGTCAGGACAGGCCGTTTTGCGTCACCAAGGAG encodes:
- a CDS encoding ABC transporter permease, with translation MLHFGQGFRKEFKKHWQLFLLATPGVILLFFFAYLPMFGIVIAFKSYNYMQGLLGSPWCGFDNFKFLFASNTAWQITKLTLGYNFLFILLGLVLPVMLALAFNEIRRPLASKIYQTISIMPNFLSWVIMSYIGLALLNNNGFINSVLHMLGKESVYFYSDPNYWPAILILVSQWKGIGYSSVVYLACICGISTEYYEAAILDGASKWQQIWYITLPSLKPMMVITTIMALGHIFNSDFGLFYQMPLNLGQLYPATETIDVYVYNALQSMGNVNMSAAASVFQSAVGFVTILLANAAIRKIDNENALF
- a CDS encoding carbohydrate ABC transporter permease, whose protein sequence is MDRNSDEFGAKVARVGQKVFLHDIILNVVMIVLSLIFLAPVVLVYIVSFSSTESIQKIGYSFIPQSWSLDGYKYLFGSSQQLINSLGVSLFVTLAGTVLTVVVTGMIAYVIYRKDFKYRKQLTFYLFFTMLFSGGMVPSYIVNTNLLHLGDNILVLFLPTLCGAWNAIILRTFYTQSIPDSLVEAAKIDGADEWVIFFKIVIPIAKPALATIGLFSLVGLWNDWFTGLLYINTAAKEPLQVLLQKMQSNLDFLTTNSTFSSSADGIRMALNMPTDSVRMALTVLIMTPILFAYPFFQKYFVRGITIGSVKG
- a CDS encoding ABC transporter substrate-binding protein — its product is MKRTATRMKRTVSAVLSAAMVLSLSACGSGSTKSASGAKTSDTGATTTLEWYMYLDSIEPDQSKVIDKLNEYLKKKINVTVNAHFFEAGEYGTKMPVIISSGQNYDICFSSTWGTPNYTQTATTGAFMKLDEATLKKYAPETVAAIPQKVWDSAKVNGTLYGIPNYKEDGMQYGLMVNKDIATKYGIDYSKVKSWKDLESVLSELHKKAPSITGLDPASLWGVANFTMAAGPNVGAVNIPGQTVFANQKENTVFNQYETSEFKDFCTTLHNWYKAGYLPQNPQTYSDDTRNADDKAGRLFSWVIGYAPDYEKTYSETVGHNEDYVPLTPVLFQGASNFQCISANSQHKEAALKFLNLVNTDKTVGNLLRHGIEGTHYTLDNGQVKQTSKAYGYDMGWQFGNVFNQDWVNTYPKDIAQSYKDWNAQAIDNPLLGYSFDDSKMKNQIAALSNVIQQYQGPLVLGAVDPNTTLNTFLNGMKQNGVDELLKEEQTQVNAFLKKS
- a CDS encoding glycoside hydrolase family 130 protein: MSKLIGTELKNIPWQDRPAGCTAPVWRYSGNPVIQSNAIPTSNSVFNSAVVPFGSGFAGVFRCDSRGVSMDIYPGFSEDGIHWNISPEPVHFEGDPEVTAREYRYDPRVCFLEDRYYITWCNGYHGPTIGIGYTFDFKTFYQLENAFLPYNRNGVLFPRKIGAHYAMLSRPSDTGHTPFGDIFCSFSPDLTFWGKHRYVMGAVNQDCTAWQSKKIGPGPTPLETDEGWLLIYHGVINTCNGFVYRMGCALLDLDKPWIVKHRSRFYILGPQELYERVGDVPNVTFPCAALSDPATGRIAIYYGCADTVTGLAFTTVDTLLAYMKQYPLEMGTC
- a CDS encoding sialidase family protein yields the protein MLNVSYMGRQLLVPDSALFPSCHASSIAALPDGRLLCVWFGGAYEGAEDVAIWGTFCENGVWSAPRKIAAQAGLPHWNPVLFVRDDGAVLLFYKVGKCIPSWSTRLTVSTDCGQTWSAPRELVTGDVGGRGPVRNHLLVLPSGRWLAPASLEEGEWRCFADISDDRGSTWHKSAEIRVGFPDTMSEQERRARGVIQPALWESGAGQVHMLMRSSEGCLYRSDSQDEGTTWCPAYATDLPNNNSGICLTRVPDGSLYLVYNPVGADRGPRTPLTLACSQDNGESWRNVFTLEDAPGEYSYPDICWDGHELLVTYTYQRKNIAFWAFQNQ
- a CDS encoding glycoside hydrolase family 35 protein; this translates as MHRFAVEGSHFLLDGKPFRILSGAVHYFRVVPAYWKDRLQKLAACGLNTVETVVPWNLHEPAPGQFCFTGVADLEAFIRTAGSLGLQVILRPSPYICAEWDFGGLPAWLLNVEGMEVRCCNKPFLQRVESYYDELFRRLHPLLCGQGGPVIALQIENEYGSYGDDKAYLVWLRDALRKRCGDTLLFTSDGPTEELLRGGTLPDVLKTVNFGSGSCGAFAELRRVQPDAPLVCMEYWNGWFDHWGTPHIRRESDDAAKELDAILESGASVNLYMFHGGTNFGFYSGANQQEAYEPDVTSYDYDAPVSEEGDLTLKYFSFQSVLAKHGASALQTLPPPLPRRAFGSLSLDGAQGLFHCLDALSTPVSSAVPLSMEALGQSFGFVLYRTRVSGPRASCELKIRGLRDRAMFFVNGAFSASLYREGKEQSAVLSLPQESNTLDILVENMGRVNYGPDTAQRKGILDGVLLGCQKHFGWQMYPLALDNPEQIPFRGEASKHEPTFYRFYLETQEPADTYFDAAGWSKGCVFVNGFSLGRYWNIGPQKTLYLPAPLLHKGRNEILVFDLEGGAHPVLHLTGERCLG
- a CDS encoding beta-N-acetylhexosaminidase, which produces MKFLPLPKKITETGASFFIGPQFVITLDEACGSEQFHAAKQFRTELCAAVCTEVSIEKAARPVGPGLFLRLTEGGEAGAYRLTVTSAGAELSGGSAGLFWGLQTLRQLVRQCGAQWPGLVVEDAPGLQTRGFFYDVTRGQVPTLQTLKDLADRLSFYKINQLQIYVEHTFAWRGFSEAWTGKDPLTAEEILELDEYCRARHIELVPSIATFGHLYEILKTKTFRRFCELEIDDAAPFAWYDRMAHHTLDASNPESLQLVKDLLDQYLPLFTSKQFNIGCDETFDIGCGKSAALAEKVGKDRVYVDFLKEIIAYVQSKGKKVFFWSDIILKSPQYLRELPKGTTCLYWNYGRNINEQEVKTIAESGIDFMVCPGVCGWNMMMNILDGAYENILQMAKYGTRYGAKGMLNTDWGDFGHINLFGSSMPGMATGAALSWNPDDRRDWPEIGRAYARLEFGEASEQLMELLTELEMLQVGTWQDVVCWRESQLLSVARAQQDCERILHMDADKALSGYKKMRELEKQLVGFTAPESRRTDLQEFLCAARGAALMNAACLALKKYAYHVEDTPLALDCGTLAVELELWLRRFGELWRMRNRESELNRIRTTIQDLCAFLRDCACV
- a CDS encoding glycoside hydrolase family 18 protein; its protein translation is MPNEILAGYCINENVKDMTADDAQKLTHLNIAAGTVQDGRAVLVSEEGVSCIPQLRQWNPALKCSVCFGGEFSTPCLTAEGRRQIAGDLAAIVRRCGLDGVDIDWEYPCCGENGLEADPADRENYTLLLQEIRAQLETAGQGLLLTSAVGAGQYFLDSTQMQQAQEFLDYVYIMTYDLRGAFQVLTGHHTNLYAPVGDIFLDSADAAARAYAAAGVPKSKIAIGMAFYTRVWKGVPNRYNGYLQIAKTRGEYGPHYDELLTGYINQNGYTRYWDDVCKAPYLFNGDTFISYDDEQSIRCKCAYVRQHGYAGVFYWEHGCDTTRTLLHAAYQSLYQEEEQQ